The Methylomusa anaerophila genome has a segment encoding these proteins:
- a CDS encoding DUF1638 domain-containing protein — MPDKPKKMLCCAILKDEIEHILKDENVEIRYLDPALHVDLKKLLSAVTNAIQAYDDKENLTLIFGTGCHMEMEELAARNGCRCIEARNCIEMLLGEKMAEMDKEARTFYLTTGWLNNWRQIFEEGLHWDKVDARQNFGGYDRIVLLDTGLVPFDDEKILEFFDFAEVPIEIVPIDLENLRKLLTA; from the coding sequence ATGCCGGATAAACCCAAAAAAATGTTGTGTTGTGCCATATTGAAAGATGAAATTGAGCATATTCTAAAGGATGAAAATGTTGAAATTCGTTACTTGGACCCCGCTCTCCATGTGGATCTGAAAAAATTATTATCGGCGGTAACAAATGCTATCCAGGCTTATGACGACAAGGAGAACCTGACATTGATATTTGGCACAGGCTGCCATATGGAAATGGAAGAACTGGCGGCCCGTAACGGATGCCGGTGTATTGAGGCGCGAAACTGTATCGAAATGCTGCTGGGAGAAAAAATGGCTGAAATGGATAAAGAAGCGCGGACATTCTATTTAACAACCGGCTGGCTCAACAATTGGCGGCAGATATTTGAGGAGGGCCTTCATTGGGATAAGGTGGATGCCCGCCAGAACTTTGGGGGTTATGATCGCATTGTTCTGCTGGATACCGGGCTGGTTCCCTTTGATGATGAGAAAATACTGGAGTTCTTTGACTTTGCTGAAGTCCCGATTGAGATTGTTCCCATTGACTTGGAAAACCTGCGAAAATTGTTGACGGCGTAG